The Terriglobia bacterium DNA window CGGGAACGGAAACGGCCGCTCTTCGCATTTGGCTTGTGAGCCCGTCTTTTTCATCCCATGGGAATCGCTTTGTTGTCGCGTAGATGTCTGTCACGAGGTCCATCGCCTTTTGCCAAGCTTTCAAATCCTTATACGTACACTCCACGGGATTCCTCCTGACAACTGGCAACCGACAACTGGCAACTACTTGTTCTTCCACACCGGCTTTCGCTTCTCCACCACCGCCCGCAGCCCTTCCTGCACGTCTTCCAGGTCCATGAGCTGGTTCAGGTAGATGTCATGCGATTTCTTCATCGCCTCCTGGATGGGCAGGCCGAGCGAGCTGCCGATGACCTTTTTCGTCATTTCCAGCACTGGCGCCGAGAACTCCCCGATGCGAGCGATGACCTCGTTCACCGCCTTTTCAAGATCGGCTTCCGGCACCACCTTGTTGACGAACCCGTGCACGTTGGCCTCTTCCGCCGACATCGCCTCGCCGGTCAGGATCAGCTCGTAGGTCTTTTTCGGCCCGATAAGCTGCGGCAGCATGACCGCGGCGAATGGCGGGAAGATCCCCAGCTTCACCTCCGGCTGCGCAAACTTGGCCTTGGGCGTCGCGATCACCATGTCGCCGAAGGCCACCAGCTCCGATCCCGCGCCGATCGCCGGTCCGTTCACCACCACGATCACCGGTTTCGAGATCTCGCGCATCGCCGTGAAGATACGGTTGAATGCATCCAGCGTCTGGAACACGCGATCCGCCTTCGAGTCCTCCAGCCCGATGCCCGCTGAGAACGTTTTTTGCGACGAATCGAGCAGGATGGCCTTGATGTCGCCCCGCCCGTTCAGGCTTTCGATCGCCTCCGCCATTTCGGTCATGAGCGGCACGGTCAGGACGTTGTACGGCGGATGGTTCAGCGTGATGCGGGCGATGTACGTGGTGGTGTCGAAATGGATGAACTTGAAGCCTTCTTTGACTTCCGGAGTTGGGCTGGTGCTGGCCATGGTCACTCCTCGGCGGAATTTTTGGGAGGCGTGATTATGTGACGAAATGCCTGTTTCCACAAGGGCCGCCGCTCCGCGATCGCACGCTCTCCGCAGCCTTTC harbors:
- a CDS encoding enoyl-CoA hydratase/isomerase family protein encodes the protein MASTSPTPEVKEGFKFIHFDTTTYIARITLNHPPYNVLTVPLMTEMAEAIESLNGRGDIKAILLDSSQKTFSAGIGLEDSKADRVFQTLDAFNRIFTAMREISKPVIVVVNGPAIGAGSELVAFGDMVIATPKAKFAQPEVKLGIFPPFAAVMLPQLIGPKKTYELILTGEAMSAEEANVHGFVNKVVPEADLEKAVNEVIARIGEFSAPVLEMTKKVIGSSLGLPIQEAMKKSHDIYLNQLMDLEDVQEGLRAVVEKRKPVWKNK